One region of Flavobacterium pisciphilum genomic DNA includes:
- a CDS encoding LexA family transcriptional regulator gives MSTEINKSLILNALKAHYGYNSDSDFADFLGIKRQTLSSWHSRNTFDVELLYAKCVNIDGNFLLTGKGSIEKRNVKDMSQSENVTKTVTFSEQTKSKENVSLSLNEKPDNLSSRMPKLVTVDSSGKDNVVLVPAKAAAGYLVGYGDSEFVQSLPTFSLPNIQNGTFRMFQTSGHSMFPTLCDGCYVVAEWVENWYKDIKDNRVYVIVSNDGILVKRVLNRLKKYDNLYLKSDNRKEYPNISLEPHQIKEVWAVKMHLSFELPDPAVLYDRVGDLEAEIDHIKSLLKSKN, from the coding sequence ATGAGTACAGAAATTAATAAAAGCCTTATTTTAAACGCCTTGAAAGCCCATTACGGATATAATTCTGATAGTGATTTTGCTGATTTTTTAGGAATAAAGCGACAAACATTATCGTCTTGGCATAGCAGGAATACATTCGATGTAGAGCTTTTGTATGCAAAATGCGTCAATATTGATGGCAATTTTTTACTTACTGGAAAAGGATCGATTGAAAAACGAAATGTAAAGGATATGTCACAGTCTGAAAATGTCACAAAAACTGTCACATTTTCGGAACAAACGAAAAGTAAAGAAAATGTATCACTTTCACTAAATGAGAAACCGGACAACCTATCTAGTAGAATGCCAAAGCTTGTTACTGTCGATAGCTCCGGAAAAGACAATGTTGTTTTAGTACCTGCTAAAGCAGCTGCAGGATATTTGGTAGGTTATGGTGATTCAGAATTTGTACAATCTCTACCAACGTTCAGTTTACCTAATATTCAGAATGGTACTTTTAGAATGTTTCAAACTTCAGGACATTCAATGTTTCCAACTCTTTGCGATGGTTGCTATGTAGTAGCAGAGTGGGTTGAGAATTGGTATAAAGACATAAAAGACAATAGAGTATATGTAATTGTAAGTAATGATGGAATATTAGTTAAACGTGTCTTAAATCGTCTAAAAAAATATGATAATCTTTATTTGAAATCGGATAATAGAAAAGAATATCCAAATATTTCACTTGAACCACACCAAATAAAAGAGGTTTGGGCTGTAAAAATGCACCTTTCTTTTGAATTACCTGATCCTGCGGTATTATATGACCGTGTAGGTGACTTAGAAGCGGAAATCGACCACATTAAATCACTTTTGAAGTCCAAAAATTAA
- a CDS encoding outer membrane beta-barrel protein, with product MNFKNLLFSFFTFIVIFQVQAQVTFRPGIQAGINISKLTDSNLGNKTDFYIGAFGALKLSKFYTLQPELTYSRQGGKGNLSMGTTTIYDSGTNSYFTTGYQEANVNASLQYISGITINKFNFTESFYVLVGPFCDILIADTFKVDPKDKERNFNKGQDIDLGIIGGLGYSLKNGVSFETRIKKGLTDAFTNYYANGANSIRG from the coding sequence ATGAATTTTAAAAACTTATTATTTTCTTTTTTTACATTTATAGTAATCTTTCAAGTACAAGCACAAGTAACTTTTAGACCGGGGATTCAAGCCGGAATTAACATTTCAAAATTGACAGATTCAAATCTTGGAAACAAAACCGATTTTTATATCGGAGCATTTGGAGCTCTAAAACTTTCGAAATTTTATACATTACAACCTGAATTAACATATTCCAGACAAGGAGGTAAAGGAAACCTCTCTATGGGAACCACAACTATTTATGACTCTGGAACAAATAGTTATTTTACTACTGGTTATCAAGAAGCTAATGTAAATGCATCACTGCAATACATTTCAGGAATAACGATTAATAAATTTAATTTTACTGAAAGTTTTTATGTCTTAGTTGGTCCTTTTTGTGACATACTTATTGCAGATACATTTAAAGTAGATCCTAAAGACAAAGAAAGAAATTTTAACAAAGGACAAGATATCGATTTAGGAATTATTGGAGGATTAGGATACAGTCTGAAAAATGGAGTTTCGTTTGAGACAAGAATTAAAAAAGGCTTAACAGATGCGTTTACTAATTATTATGCAAATGGAGCTAATAGTATTAGGGGCTAA
- a CDS encoding porin family protein: protein MRKVILIAVVLLVGTLYTQAQVTVRPGVKGGLNFTRLTNFEADGAKVDFNLGGFVAIKFNRFYTLQPEVNYSRQGVRSEYVNFFSPMPNYSSSKTKTYSIDYVSLSAINKFNFGGHPFYALAGPSIDFRVKDNFANYDRPIDVDISIVGGVGYALPNGLSFEARIKQGFLDIFGNDYIYEDSNNDYHYNDVVLNQVFQLGITYTFKTK, encoded by the coding sequence ATGAGAAAAGTAATATTAATTGCAGTTGTTCTTCTAGTTGGAACCTTATACACACAAGCTCAAGTAACTGTAAGACCAGGAGTAAAAGGAGGATTGAATTTTACCCGATTAACAAATTTTGAAGCCGATGGGGCAAAAGTAGATTTCAATCTAGGTGGGTTTGTAGCTATAAAATTCAATCGTTTTTACACACTTCAACCCGAAGTAAATTACTCTAGACAAGGGGTTAGAAGCGAATATGTAAATTTCTTTTCACCAATGCCTAATTACAGTAGCTCAAAAACAAAAACATATTCAATAGATTATGTTTCATTAAGTGCCATTAATAAATTCAACTTTGGAGGTCACCCTTTTTATGCATTAGCTGGTCCTTCAATAGATTTTAGAGTTAAAGATAATTTTGCAAACTATGATCGTCCTATAGATGTTGATATTTCTATAGTAGGTGGTGTTGGCTATGCATTGCCAAATGGCTTATCATTTGAGGCAAGAATCAAACAAGGTTTTCTTGACATTTTTGGAAACGACTATATTTATGAAGACAGCAATAACGATTACCACTATAATGACGTTGTGCTAAATCAAGTCTTCCAACTTGGAATAACTTATACATTTAAAACAAAATAA
- a CDS encoding LolA family protein has translation MKTKLYLLAIILNLFSMNLFAQEQKMSDSEITTFKQSVNLVSKKIKTLSTDFVQYKHLDFLSKDIETSGKMIFKEPNLLQWQYKKPYNYSIVFKNGKILINDEGKKSAVDIGNSKIFGRINKLIVGSVSGDMFDDKEFSISYFKSKNQNIAKFIPKDVTLKKYIKQIELTFDKEDATVVQVKLLESSEDYTRIVLKNKVINAKIDDSVFTN, from the coding sequence ATGAAGACTAAATTATATTTATTGGCAATAATCTTGAACCTGTTCTCTATGAACTTGTTTGCACAAGAACAAAAAATGTCTGACAGTGAGATTACAACTTTCAAACAATCAGTTAATCTAGTTTCTAAAAAAATCAAAACATTAAGTACTGATTTTGTACAATACAAACATTTAGATTTCTTATCAAAGGATATTGAAACATCAGGAAAGATGATTTTTAAGGAACCGAACCTATTACAATGGCAATACAAAAAACCATATAATTATAGTATTGTTTTTAAAAACGGTAAAATCTTGATTAATGACGAAGGCAAAAAAAGTGCTGTCGATATTGGAAACAGTAAAATTTTTGGTCGAATCAATAAACTTATTGTTGGTAGTGTAAGTGGCGATATGTTTGACGATAAGGAATTTAGCATTAGCTATTTTAAATCAAAAAACCAGAACATTGCAAAATTTATCCCAAAAGATGTAACTTTAAAGAAGTACATTAAACAAATAGAATTGACTTTTGATAAAGAAGATGCTACAGTCGTTCAAGTAAAATTACTTGAATCTTCTGAAGATTACACCCGAATTGTACTTAAAAACAAAGTAATAAATGCAAAAATCGACGACTCCGTTTTTACTAATTAA
- a CDS encoding polysaccharide deacetylase family protein, giving the protein MITHKKTSLFFIIILLLLLLTKLYIAIHFLWFVLIGIIWLSIAAINSARVNSNYHVKAYCNNPSLTEKKIALTFDDGPSMFTLEVLDLLKKYDAKATFFCIGKNIEKHPEIIERLLSEGHQVGNHSYSHSHFFDFYNAKKILEEIKQTDTLLEKFTSKKINFFRPPYGVTTPSIRRALQISGHKVIGWNIRSLDGGIQDPKIIYNRIIKRVSPGGIVLLHDTAKHSVLVLEQFLQFLQQNNYTVISVEKLLNLKAYED; this is encoded by the coding sequence ATGATAACGCATAAAAAAACATCCTTGTTTTTTATCATCATATTGCTTTTATTGCTTCTTACGAAACTTTATATCGCAATCCATTTTTTGTGGTTTGTATTGATTGGAATAATCTGGTTAAGCATTGCTGCTATAAATTCGGCACGAGTAAATTCTAATTACCATGTAAAAGCCTATTGCAATAATCCATCTTTAACCGAAAAGAAAATTGCATTAACTTTTGATGATGGTCCAAGCATGTTTACATTAGAAGTCCTAGACCTTTTAAAAAAGTACGATGCGAAAGCCACCTTCTTTTGCATTGGAAAAAACATTGAGAAACATCCTGAAATCATAGAACGCCTTTTATCCGAAGGGCATCAAGTTGGGAATCATTCGTATAGCCATTCTCATTTTTTTGATTTCTACAATGCCAAAAAAATACTTGAAGAAATTAAACAAACTGATACACTTCTGGAAAAATTTACCTCAAAAAAAATAAATTTCTTTAGGCCTCCATATGGCGTAACCACACCATCTATTCGCAGAGCATTACAGATAAGTGGTCATAAAGTAATTGGTTGGAATATTCGGTCACTCGATGGCGGCATCCAAGACCCAAAAATAATTTACAATCGCATTATAAAGCGAGTTTCTCCAGGCGGAATTGTACTTTTGCATGATACGGCTAAGCATTCCGTTTTAGTCTTGGAACAGTTTTTGCAATTTTTGCAACAAAACAATTATACCGTGATTTCGGTTGAAAAATTATTGAATCTTAAAGCATATGAAGACTAA
- a CDS encoding beta-ketoacyl synthase N-terminal-like domain-containing protein produces the protein MKKTYINGTGCLSAQKTFDTVFLEDAEWNKNDTVLFLKKPAYKDFISPVASRRMANGIKNGIVASAYALKEANVANIDAIITGTGMGCIEDSEKFLKAIIDNNEEFLTPTAFIQSTHNTVGAQIALTLQCKGYNFTYVNGAISFESALLDAKMQIEGNEANSVLVGGVDENGDYTISLFKLAGYIKEDSDEPYLLLSETTKGYIYGEGASFFVLENEKKETTYAQLLDVEIKNVLQEDEIEAEIIEFLKSNKLEISDIDAVLLGFNGDVEFDSYYKNLTTTAFANTPQVYYKHLCGEYNTASAFGLWVGSKIIKTQTIPELIKVNSLEKPAYNTILLYNQLNGKDHSFTLISK, from the coding sequence ATGAAAAAAACATATATAAATGGTACTGGTTGTCTTTCAGCTCAAAAAACATTTGATACCGTTTTTTTGGAAGACGCTGAATGGAATAAAAATGATACTGTCTTATTCTTAAAAAAACCTGCTTACAAGGATTTTATCTCTCCTGTTGCAAGTCGAAGAATGGCCAATGGAATCAAAAACGGGATTGTAGCTTCAGCTTATGCCCTAAAAGAAGCCAATGTTGCCAATATTGACGCTATCATTACTGGGACTGGAATGGGTTGCATTGAAGACTCAGAAAAATTCTTAAAAGCAATCATAGATAATAACGAGGAGTTCTTAACACCAACAGCTTTTATCCAATCAACACACAATACTGTTGGAGCGCAAATTGCCCTAACATTACAATGCAAAGGATATAATTTTACTTATGTAAATGGTGCAATATCATTTGAGTCGGCTCTTTTGGATGCAAAAATGCAAATAGAAGGAAACGAGGCCAACTCAGTATTAGTAGGTGGAGTTGATGAAAATGGAGACTATACAATATCTCTTTTTAAATTAGCAGGATATATTAAAGAAGATAGTGATGAACCTTACCTCCTTTTAAGCGAAACTACAAAAGGATATATCTATGGCGAAGGAGCTAGTTTTTTTGTTTTAGAAAATGAAAAAAAAGAGACAACCTACGCTCAACTCTTAGATGTAGAAATTAAAAATGTTCTACAAGAAGATGAAATCGAAGCTGAGATTATAGAATTTCTAAAATCTAATAAATTAGAAATTTCAGATATTGATGCTGTTCTTTTAGGTTTTAATGGTGATGTTGAATTCGACTCTTATTATAAAAATTTAACTACTACTGCTTTCGCAAATACACCACAGGTTTATTACAAACATTTATGTGGAGAATATAATACAGCATCAGCTTTTGGATTATGGGTAGGTTCTAAAATCATTAAGACACAAACCATCCCAGAATTAATAAAAGTCAATTCACTAGAAAAGCCTGCCTATAATACTATTCTATTATACAATCAACTAAACGGTAAAGACCATAGTTTTACATTAATTTCAAAATGA
- a CDS encoding beta-ketoacyl-[acyl-carrier-protein] synthase family protein: MVKGVAITGMGIISSIGNSVEENYISLINNKIAITTIENISTVHADVIKVGEIKKTNAELIAQLQLDEENNFSRTALLGAIAAKEAVSNAGITSINEYKTGLISATSVGGMDMTEKYYYDYFDNPEIRKYIISHNCGDVAQKIADEIGLKGMVTTISTACSSAANAIMLGARLIKTGKLDRVVVGGTDALAKFTINGFKTLMILSDGYNKPFDDERKGLNLGEAAAFLVLESDEIVTKENKKVLARVSGYGNANDAFHQTASSENGDGAYLAMKKAFDVAALNPNDIDYINVHGTATPNNDLSEGRAILRVYKENPVPDFSSTKPFTGHTLAAAAAIEAVYSILAIQNNVVFPSLNFETPMQEFNLTPQTTLKHKEIKHVLSNSFGFGGNCSTLIFSKSE, translated from the coding sequence ATGGTAAAAGGCGTTGCTATAACTGGTATGGGAATAATTTCTTCAATTGGAAATTCAGTTGAAGAAAATTATATTTCATTAATAAATAACAAAATTGCTATTACAACTATCGAAAACATTTCGACAGTTCATGCCGATGTTATTAAGGTTGGTGAAATAAAAAAAACCAATGCAGAGTTAATCGCTCAATTACAACTCGACGAAGAAAATAACTTTTCAAGAACAGCACTACTTGGAGCAATTGCTGCTAAAGAAGCAGTTTCAAATGCAGGGATTACATCCATAAACGAATACAAAACAGGATTAATTTCAGCAACAAGTGTTGGTGGAATGGATATGACCGAGAAATATTATTATGATTATTTTGATAATCCCGAAATAAGAAAATACATTATTAGTCATAATTGCGGAGATGTAGCTCAAAAAATTGCTGACGAAATTGGACTAAAAGGCATGGTTACTACAATAAGTACCGCCTGTTCATCGGCTGCAAATGCAATTATGCTCGGTGCAAGATTAATAAAAACAGGAAAATTAGATCGTGTAGTTGTTGGTGGAACTGATGCTTTGGCAAAATTCACAATCAACGGCTTCAAAACTTTAATGATATTATCTGATGGATATAATAAACCATTTGATGATGAACGTAAAGGATTAAATCTAGGTGAAGCAGCTGCATTTTTAGTTTTGGAATCTGATGAGATTGTAACAAAAGAAAACAAAAAAGTACTGGCTCGTGTTTCGGGTTATGGCAATGCCAATGATGCTTTTCATCAAACTGCCTCTTCAGAAAATGGTGACGGTGCTTACCTAGCCATGAAAAAAGCATTTGATGTTGCAGCTTTAAATCCAAACGATATCGATTATATAAATGTTCATGGAACAGCAACTCCTAATAATGATTTATCAGAAGGAAGAGCTATACTTAGAGTTTATAAAGAAAACCCAGTTCCAGATTTTAGCTCAACCAAACCTTTTACAGGTCATACCTTAGCTGCTGCTGCTGCAATCGAAGCTGTTTATAGTATCCTTGCAATTCAGAACAATGTGGTTTTCCCAAGTTTGAATTTTGAAACTCCAATGCAAGAATTTAATCTAACGCCACAAACAACTTTAAAACATAAAGAAATCAAACACGTATTATCAAATTCTTTTGGATTTGGCGGTAACTGTTCCACACTTATATTTTCTAAAAGCGAATGA
- a CDS encoding phosphopantetheine-binding protein, with the protein MEALKLELKNKIITVLNLEDITLEDINDNDPLFGDGLGLDSIDALELIVILDKDYGIKLVDPKEGKVIFQSIESMAAYIKANRTK; encoded by the coding sequence ATGGAGGCATTAAAATTAGAATTAAAAAATAAAATTATTACTGTATTAAATCTTGAAGATATTACTCTTGAAGACATTAATGATAATGACCCATTGTTTGGAGATGGTTTAGGTTTAGACTCTATCGATGCTTTGGAATTAATCGTTATTCTAGATAAAGATTACGGAATTAAATTAGTTGATCCGAAAGAAGGAAAAGTAATTTTTCAATCAATCGAATCAATGGCAGCATATATTAAAGCAAACAGAACGAAATAG
- a CDS encoding 3-oxoacyl-ACP synthase, whose amino-acid sequence MTQNKTYIYDYCTIENNEIVLNGTSIFKIEPTAFADFSKQAYRNFEINYPKFFKMDSLSKLAFLGAELLLKLEPSDSELAKQIENNTALVLANKSSSLDTDVKYQESISDKENYYPSPAVFVYTLPNICLGEISIRHQLKSENSFFIFDAFNPEFISSYANTLLHTNKAETVLCGWVEFFNEEYKAFLCLIGKEENPKYQNETIETLYKKQPWRH is encoded by the coding sequence ATGACTCAAAACAAAACATACATATACGATTATTGTACGATTGAAAACAACGAAATTGTTTTGAACGGAACGTCTATATTCAAAATAGAACCAACTGCTTTTGCTGACTTTTCGAAACAAGCGTACCGCAATTTTGAAATAAATTATCCGAAGTTTTTCAAAATGGATTCCTTAAGCAAACTTGCTTTTTTAGGAGCCGAATTACTTTTGAAATTAGAGCCGAGCGATAGTGAACTGGCAAAACAAATAGAGAACAATACCGCCTTAGTTCTTGCAAATAAATCCTCAAGTCTTGATACTGATGTAAAGTATCAGGAATCAATATCTGATAAAGAAAACTATTACCCAAGTCCGGCAGTTTTTGTTTATACTTTACCAAATATTTGCTTGGGAGAAATTAGTATCCGCCATCAACTAAAAAGTGAAAATTCTTTCTTTATATTTGACGCTTTCAATCCAGAATTCATAAGTAGTTATGCAAATACACTCTTACACACTAATAAAGCAGAAACAGTACTTTGTGGATGGGTTGAGTTTTTTAATGAAGAATATAAAGCTTTTCTTTGCCTGATTGGTAAAGAAGAAAACCCGAAATACCAAAACGAAACGATAGAAACATTATATAAAAAACAACCATGGAGGCATTAA
- a CDS encoding beta-ketoacyl synthase N-terminal-like domain-containing protein, with amino-acid sequence MREVYITQTNCITPLGFDVPSNIDAIVSGKSGIEQHEDSSLMPNPFYASIINDEKLNAAFAKVSSETNYSRLEKMMILALDPVIKNSEVDLNSKTAFILSTTKGNITALKNDSLESFQNAHLNVLAQNVALFFGFKTQPIVVSNACVSGILAVSVAKRMLQSELYDNVFIVAGDEVSEFVLSGFNAFQAMSSLPCKPYSAHRTGVSLGEATAAVLVSTDAKNAKIKITGDSSINDANHISGPSRTGEGLFRSIQNALNEAQIKPENIDYISAHGTATPFNDEMEAIAFNRLEMETVPVNSLKGFYGHTLGASGLLETVISIESVLRDTLFVSLGFDEMGVSQPINIIGKNEKKNINVFLKTASGFGGSNTAVIFEKVK; translated from the coding sequence ATGAGAGAAGTATATATCACACAAACCAATTGTATCACCCCTTTAGGATTTGATGTTCCATCAAACATTGATGCTATAGTGAGTGGTAAATCTGGAATTGAACAGCATGAAGATTCCTCTTTGATGCCTAATCCATTTTATGCTTCGATTATAAATGACGAAAAGCTAAATGCTGCTTTTGCCAAAGTTAGTTCTGAAACCAACTATTCTAGATTAGAAAAAATGATGATTTTGGCTTTGGATCCCGTTATCAAAAATTCTGAAGTAGATTTAAATTCAAAAACAGCCTTTATACTTTCGACAACAAAAGGAAATATTACAGCATTAAAGAATGATTCTCTAGAGAGTTTTCAAAATGCACATTTAAATGTCTTGGCACAAAACGTAGCACTTTTTTTCGGTTTTAAAACCCAACCAATTGTAGTTTCTAATGCTTGTGTTTCTGGAATTCTAGCTGTTTCGGTTGCCAAAAGAATGCTACAAAGTGAGCTTTATGACAACGTTTTTATTGTTGCAGGTGACGAAGTTTCTGAATTTGTATTATCTGGTTTTAATGCATTTCAAGCAATGAGTAGTCTGCCTTGCAAGCCTTATTCTGCACATAGAACAGGTGTAAGTCTTGGTGAAGCAACAGCTGCAGTTTTAGTTTCTACTGATGCTAAAAATGCTAAAATAAAAATTACAGGAGATAGTTCTATAAATGATGCCAATCATATATCAGGGCCTTCAAGAACAGGTGAAGGTTTATTCAGAAGTATACAAAATGCCTTGAACGAAGCCCAAATCAAACCTGAAAATATCGATTATATCTCAGCACATGGAACCGCAACTCCTTTTAATGACGAAATGGAAGCCATTGCTTTCAATCGATTAGAGATGGAAACAGTTCCGGTAAATAGTTTGAAAGGTTTTTACGGTCATACGTTGGGTGCATCAGGATTATTAGAAACAGTAATCTCAATTGAGTCAGTCCTTCGTGATACACTTTTTGTTTCCTTAGGTTTTGATGAAATGGGCGTAAGTCAACCAATTAACATCATCGGAAAAAATGAAAAGAAAAACATCAATGTTTTTCTAAAAACAGCTTCAGGATTTGGAGGTAGCAATACTGCAGTGATTTTTGAAAAAGTAAAATAA
- a CDS encoding acyl-CoA thioesterase yields MTRRKEQYNEAIALTVTEEVRVRFNETDALGIVWHGYYITYFEDGREAFGRKHGITYLDVAASGYTTPIVKSICEHKLSLRYGDVIRVETSIVDTPAAKIIFRFRIFNASDEIVCTGETVQVFLNKEGNLMLTNPPFYEEWKRKVGLVK; encoded by the coding sequence ATGACAAGAAGAAAAGAGCAGTATAACGAAGCTATTGCATTAACAGTTACTGAAGAAGTTAGAGTGCGCTTTAACGAAACCGATGCCCTCGGAATCGTTTGGCATGGTTATTACATCACCTATTTTGAAGATGGCCGTGAGGCTTTCGGACGCAAACACGGAATTACCTATCTTGATGTTGCAGCAAGCGGCTATACAACACCAATCGTAAAATCAATTTGTGAGCATAAATTGTCTTTACGCTATGGTGATGTTATTCGAGTAGAAACAAGTATTGTAGATACGCCAGCAGCTAAAATAATTTTTAGATTTAGAATTTTTAACGCCAGTGATGAAATTGTCTGCACAGGCGAAACAGTTCAAGTATTTTTAAATAAAGAAGGAAATTTAATGCTTACCAATCCTCCATTTTATGAAGAATGGAAACGAAAAGTAGGCCTCGTAAAATAA
- a CDS encoding ABC transporter permease, translated as MIYKLWMSVVKEFLLLKRDLGGLIILFVMPLVLVITVTLIQDSTFKTVSDSKIEILLVNNDNGSVAKTVYDNLQKSNLFTVVSQINNIPLTEAVAKEAVYKGKYQLAIVIPENLSKDLQEKIDQNVQKIVSSIGLTDTIAKTETPRTINQKEVRLYFDPAVQMSFKNAVMNSIDKMISQIETHSIYTAFQEQLGEGSASFEQKSFITFKEIVPRVNNKEVLPNSTQHNVPAWTLFAMFFIVIPLSINIVKEKTQGTFVRLLTNPVSNRVVMAGKTITYSIICMIQFYMMVAVAVFLFPEIGLPPLNIEGHLFLMSIVALFSGFAAIGFGIVLGTVAKTQEQSAPFGATSVIILAAIGGVWVPVFAMPKIMQLIAKSSPMNWGLNAFYDVLLRNATFLEIIPEIGLLFLFFIITTTIALAYDKKKRAV; from the coding sequence ATGATATATAAATTGTGGATGTCCGTCGTGAAAGAATTCCTGTTATTAAAAAGGGATTTAGGAGGATTAATCATTTTATTTGTGATGCCTCTAGTACTTGTTATTACTGTAACCTTAATTCAGGATAGCACTTTTAAAACTGTGAGTGATTCCAAAATAGAAATCCTTTTGGTTAATAACGATAACGGTTCTGTAGCCAAAACAGTTTATGATAACTTACAAAAAAGCAATCTATTTACAGTAGTTAGCCAAATCAACAATATCCCTTTGACCGAAGCTGTTGCTAAAGAAGCGGTCTACAAAGGAAAATACCAATTAGCAATTGTTATTCCTGAAAATCTAAGCAAAGATCTACAAGAAAAAATAGACCAAAATGTACAAAAAATAGTAAGCAGCATTGGTTTAACCGATACTATAGCTAAAACAGAAACTCCTAGAACAATCAACCAAAAGGAAGTTAGACTCTATTTTGATCCTGCTGTACAAATGAGTTTCAAAAATGCAGTCATGAACTCTATCGATAAGATGATTTCACAAATAGAAACACATTCTATTTACACCGCTTTTCAAGAACAATTAGGAGAAGGAAGTGCTAGTTTTGAACAAAAAAGCTTCATCACTTTTAAAGAAATAGTTCCTAGAGTAAACAACAAAGAAGTACTGCCAAACTCAACTCAGCATAATGTTCCTGCATGGACACTTTTTGCTATGTTCTTTATTGTGATTCCTCTTTCAATTAATATCGTAAAAGAAAAAACACAAGGAACATTTGTTCGGCTATTAACAAATCCTGTTTCAAATCGCGTTGTTATGGCAGGTAAAACAATTACGTATTCCATCATTTGTATGATTCAGTTCTACATGATGGTTGCCGTTGCCGTTTTCTTATTCCCAGAAATTGGTTTACCACCACTTAATATCGAAGGGCATTTATTCTTAATGAGTATCGTAGCTTTATTCTCTGGATTTGCTGCTATTGGTTTCGGAATAGTATTAGGAACTGTTGCTAAAACGCAAGAACAATCAGCTCCGTTTGGCGCAACAAGTGTTATTATTCTGGCTGCAATTGGAGGTGTTTGGGTACCCGTATTTGCGATGCCAAAAATCATGCAGCTTATCGCTAAGTCCTCTCCTATGAACTGGGGATTAAATGCATTTTACGATGTGTTATTACGCAACGCAACATTCTTAGAAATCATTCCAGAAATAGGTTTATTATTTCTGTTTTTTATAATTACAACAACAATTGCCTTAGCATATGACAAGAAGAAAAGAGCAGTATAA
- a CDS encoding ABC transporter ATP-binding protein, producing MYSLNDLTLTINEGQIFGLLGPNGAGKTTLISMLCGLVKPTSGSFTINDMAYANNASKIKKFIGVVPQEYALYPTLTARENLHYFGSMYGLKGQDLKDKVIESLELLGLLKFADKRIETFSGGMKRRINLIAGILHNPKIIFLDEPTVGVDVQSKNAIIDYLKHLNQNGTTIIYTSHHLSEAEDFCSDIAILDQGKIYAQGTPSGLIANTKNAQNLEDVFISLTGKELRDDI from the coding sequence ATGTATTCTTTGAACGATTTAACGCTTACCATAAACGAAGGTCAAATTTTTGGTTTATTAGGTCCAAATGGAGCTGGAAAAACAACATTGATTTCGATGCTTTGCGGTTTGGTCAAACCTACTTCGGGTTCTTTTACGATTAATGATATGGCGTATGCAAATAATGCCAGCAAAATAAAAAAATTCATAGGTGTTGTTCCGCAGGAATATGCCCTATATCCTACTTTAACCGCAAGAGAAAATTTACATTACTTTGGTAGTATGTACGGTTTAAAAGGTCAGGATTTAAAAGACAAAGTAATCGAATCTTTGGAGCTTTTAGGTTTACTAAAATTTGCTGATAAACGCATCGAAACCTTTTCAGGAGGAATGAAAAGAAGAATTAATTTAATTGCTGGGATATTGCACAATCCTAAAATTATCTTTCTAGATGAACCAACAGTTGGTGTTGATGTACAATCTAAAAATGCCATTATAGATTATCTAAAACACCTCAACCAAAACGGAACAACTATAATCTATACTTCACATCACTTATCTGAAGCTGAAGATTTTTGTAGTGATATTGCAATACTTGACCAAGGCAAAATTTATGCACAAGGAACACCATCAGGATTAATTGCAAATACAAAAAATGCACAAAACCTCGAAGACGTTTTCATTTCATTAACCGGTAAAGAACTGAGAGATGATATATAA